One Castanea sativa cultivar Marrone di Chiusa Pesio chromosome 4, ASM4071231v1 DNA window includes the following coding sequences:
- the LOC142631064 gene encoding uncharacterized protein At1g05835 — MQSQSAASKLLFAFLTFSCLLYHGLGAKCTANAPTVQQTQVGFGEPPKFMVDVHNNCPMCPIINIHLNCGNFPQTLVNPRLLKVLGYDDCVVNSGLPLAPLQKFSFNYTHQKLLMHPTTWYFQCE; from the exons ATGCAAAGCCAATCAGCTGCTTCCAAGCTTCTCTTCGCCTTCCTTACTTTCTCCTGTCTCTTATAccatg GGTTAGGAGCAAAGTGTACAGCCAATGCTCCCACAGTGCAACAGACTCAGGTGGGGTTCGGTGAGCCTCCAAAATTCATGGTGGATGTGCACAACAACTGCCCTATGTGCCCAATTATCAATATACATTTGAACTGTGGAAACTTTCCTCAAACTCTTGTCAATCCCAGGCTGCTCAAAGTGCTAGGCTATGATGACTGTGTCGTCAACAGTGGGTTGCCCTTGGCACCcttgcaaaaattttcattcaacTACACTCATCAAAAGCTTCTAATGCACCCTACAACCTGGTATTTCCAGTGCGAGTGA